The Vicinamibacterales bacterium genome includes a region encoding these proteins:
- the ric gene encoding iron-sulfur cluster repair di-iron protein produces the protein MLSDPTTTIRSIVADDFRAAAVFEKHGIDFCCGGNRPIADVCGEQGLDGRQIVADLEEALASEVDVPRFNSWDLDFLANYIVSNHHAYVRQAIDTIGAHTRKVADVHGGHHPEVKEIAAAFAAIAAEMAQHMLKEERMLFPYIGQLAAAARVRTAPSPAPFGSVANPIRMMEAEHQSAGDTMATIRRLSGDYTLPADACTTFKVTYQELQAFEADLHRHVHLENNILFPKALALERTLAEIVTPSSAP, from the coding sequence ATGCTGAGTGACCCAACGACGACCATCCGCAGTATCGTCGCCGACGACTTCCGCGCCGCGGCCGTGTTCGAGAAGCACGGCATCGACTTCTGCTGCGGTGGCAACCGACCCATCGCCGATGTGTGCGGCGAGCAGGGTCTCGACGGGCGACAGATCGTGGCCGACCTGGAGGAGGCCCTCGCATCGGAGGTTGACGTCCCGAGGTTCAACAGCTGGGACCTCGATTTCCTCGCCAACTACATCGTCAGCAACCACCACGCCTATGTCCGCCAGGCGATCGACACGATTGGCGCACACACGCGGAAAGTGGCAGACGTTCACGGCGGGCATCATCCGGAAGTCAAGGAGATCGCCGCCGCGTTTGCCGCGATTGCCGCCGAGATGGCACAGCACATGCTCAAGGAGGAGCGGATGCTCTTCCCCTACATTGGTCAGTTGGCGGCGGCTGCGCGCGTCCGGACCGCACCCTCGCCGGCTCCTTTTGGCAGCGTGGCGAATCCCATCCGCATGATGGAGGCCGAGCACCAGTCGGCCGGCGACACGATGGCCACCATCCGCCGGCTGAGCGGCGACTACACCCTTCCGGCTGACGCGTGCACGACGTTCAAGGTGACGTACCAGGAGTTGCAGGCCTTCGAGGCGGACCTGCACCGCCACGTCCATCTGGAGAACAACATCCTGTTTCCGAAGGCGCTCGCGCTCGAGCGCACGCTGGCCGAGATCGTTACCCCATCCTCCGCACCTTGA
- a CDS encoding carboxypeptidase regulatory-like domain-containing protein → MMSRIAGLLVFGLVATATLGVRAQTPPKPTPAAKTPTPGVQAPAPPPQTHAAVPAPAARLTVALTVTDASGTPIPGVRVMATGPVSREGTTAREGSVTLQTLRAGTYRLRFEADDFVTLERELTLKPGAPAHVDVTLGRAPARPVPPPVSAPVPAPTGTKFAPNPDATVDVLALPDWIEKNYIGRNDPRKETTVGRAPGATATVLQVREPIRDRVHDDVDEVLYVIAGEGVLRAKGHEQSLDAGACAIIPRGVSYSVERRGKNPLIALSVLSSGK, encoded by the coding sequence ATGATGAGTCGAATCGCAGGGCTGTTGGTGTTCGGACTGGTCGCAACCGCAACGTTGGGTGTCCGTGCGCAGACGCCTCCCAAGCCGACGCCTGCGGCGAAAACGCCCACACCTGGTGTGCAGGCGCCCGCGCCGCCACCGCAGACTCACGCTGCCGTGCCGGCGCCCGCGGCACGATTGACGGTCGCGCTCACGGTCACGGATGCCTCGGGGACGCCAATTCCCGGCGTGCGTGTGATGGCGACCGGTCCCGTGTCGCGCGAGGGCACGACGGCACGTGAAGGGTCGGTCACGCTTCAGACGCTGCGCGCGGGCACGTACCGCCTTCGGTTCGAGGCCGACGATTTCGTGACGCTGGAGCGGGAACTGACGCTCAAGCCCGGTGCGCCAGCACATGTCGACGTGACGCTCGGCCGGGCACCTGCCCGGCCGGTCCCGCCGCCCGTTTCCGCGCCCGTGCCGGCTCCCACCGGCACCAAGTTCGCGCCGAATCCGGACGCCACGGTCGATGTCCTGGCCTTGCCCGACTGGATCGAGAAGAACTACATCGGTCGCAACGATCCGAGGAAGGAGACGACCGTCGGCCGTGCGCCCGGCGCGACGGCCACGGTGCTGCAGGTGCGCGAGCCCATCCGTGACCGCGTGCACGACGATGTGGACGAGGTGCTGTACGTGATTGCCGGTGAAGGCGTGCTGCGCGCGAAGGGGCACGAGCAGTCGCTCGACGCCGGGGCGTGCGCGATCATCCCGCGCGGCGTGAGCTACTCGGTCGAGCGTCGGGGGAAGAACCCCTTGATTGCCCTTTCCGTGCTGAGTTCAGGGAAGTAG
- the uvrA gene encoding excinuclease ABC subunit UvrA, with protein MDLISVRGASEHNLKAVDVDIPRDALVVVSGVSGSGKSSLAFDTICREAQRRYLETFSSYARQFLGRIARPSVRSIAGVSPAIAVDQRTTLRNPRSTVGTLSGLYDDLRLLFARLGDAPEGVRPDRALFSFNTPSGACPVCQGLGVEDRLDPDLIVRDASRSIREGALVITTPTGYVIYSQVTIDVLDQVCRAHGFSVDVPWQALTDEQRRVVLDGSDRIRIPYGKHPLESRLRWSGITARPREEGIYKGILPVMEQILKRSRNRNILRFVRSLQCRACGGTRLRPEALAVRFRDRHIAEFAALPAEELQAALESVVFTARETPVGGPVRAEMLARIRLLDRLGLGHLTLDRRSTTLSGGEAQRLRLASQVGSELRGVLYVFDEPSIGLHPRDENRLLDVLTTLRDRGNTVLVVEHDPAVLRRADWLIDIGPGAGEHGGELLFSGPADRIGDADARSRTRNFLTGVERIVPPAARRSGTGVVRVVRAMRHNLQGVDVEFLAGALNVVTGVSGAGKSSLVEEMLAQWREGRLGGGTRIDKVIDVDQSPIGRTPRSNPATYTGLSDVVRDLFAAVPEAVARGFGKGRFSFNVAGGRCETCQGAGVLQVGMHFLGPVDVVCEACGGRRFNDETLEVTYRGHTIHDVLEMTLEEAGTILSGQPRAARILAVMRALGLGYLRLGQPSTTLSGGEAQRVKLAAELGRPGRGHTLYVLDEPTTGLHQADIRVLLSAITGLVDRGHTVVTIEHHLDVIRAADRVIDLGPGGGRRGGRLVAVGTPDEVAACEASATGMALRSGDGSKASTLVLPQRPVAVAAEPIRFAGVTTHNLKRVDVEIPAGRFTVITGVSGSGKSSLAFDTIYAEGRNRFTESYSAYARRFLEKTGDAAFESVSGLTPAVAIRQRVASRNPRSTVGTMTEIADYYRLLFARVGTAECPTCAVPIPEARCPACGWHGPSPLTATMFSPNAEQGACAACKGLGTVTECDPARLITHPDRSLLDGAMDGHRTGRFYGDRDGQHVAILRAAGVALEIDFGVAWSALSETARQVALRGAGDREFDVEWRYRRGARAGVHRFHAKWLGLLDYVGQEYERKHADHRGEAMEPLMHAVPCAACGGARLKADRLAVRVAGRNIAELQHLSADDSLRFFETYDGGPATTDLTRDVRTRLGRLRDAGLGYLSLDRLASTLSAGEAQRIRLASEVGTGLTGITYVLDEPTVGLHSRDTERLLGLVASLRDAGNTVIVVEHDVDVIRAADHVIDLGPGAGEEGGCIVATGSPADVAANEASLTGRYLRTGSMGNRLPSRDSRRVLGPGVSIAHASTHNLRDVAVEVPSGGLIAVTGVSGSGKSTLVFDVLAPGLWARDESRPSPASVTNVAGFVRLVSANREWMAASSSSMPATMLGVFDRIRELFAASIDARAAGLLKKDFSTNTKGGRCDRCEGAGRIRVSMDFLPDVWVPCADCGGQRYQPAALACRYQDRSIADVLDMTARDAHRFFARDGAIAKPLALLEELGLGYLRLGQGADTLSGGERQRLMLASELMKESNGATLFLFDEPTTGLHFDDVGRLLQVFDRLVEAGHTVVVVEHNLDVVRASDWVIDLGPEGGDGGGRVVATGTPEAVAGAEGSWTGSALRAQFPYMLEPDRAVLQ; from the coding sequence GTGGATCTGATCTCTGTCCGCGGCGCGAGCGAGCACAACCTGAAGGCCGTTGACGTCGATATCCCACGCGATGCGCTGGTCGTCGTCTCCGGGGTGTCGGGATCGGGCAAGTCATCGCTGGCCTTCGACACGATCTGCCGGGAGGCCCAGCGCCGATACCTCGAGACGTTCTCCTCGTATGCGCGCCAGTTCCTCGGCCGCATCGCGCGGCCGTCCGTCCGGTCGATCGCGGGCGTTTCACCGGCGATAGCCGTGGACCAGCGGACGACCCTCCGCAACCCGCGTTCCACGGTGGGGACGCTCAGCGGACTCTACGACGACCTCCGATTGCTGTTCGCGCGCCTTGGTGACGCACCCGAGGGCGTTCGTCCCGACCGGGCGCTCTTCTCGTTCAACACCCCGTCTGGCGCCTGTCCCGTGTGCCAGGGACTTGGCGTCGAGGACCGGCTCGATCCCGACCTGATCGTCCGCGACGCGTCCCGCAGCATCCGTGAGGGTGCGCTGGTCATCACCACGCCGACCGGATACGTCATCTACTCCCAGGTGACCATCGACGTGCTCGACCAGGTGTGTCGCGCGCACGGATTCAGCGTGGACGTTCCGTGGCAAGCCCTCACCGACGAGCAGCGGCGCGTGGTGCTCGACGGGTCCGACCGGATCCGCATTCCGTACGGCAAGCACCCGCTCGAGTCGCGCCTCCGATGGAGCGGCATCACCGCCAGGCCACGAGAGGAGGGCATCTACAAGGGCATCCTCCCGGTGATGGAGCAGATCCTGAAACGCAGCCGGAACCGGAACATCCTGCGGTTCGTCAGGAGCCTCCAGTGTCGGGCCTGTGGCGGCACGCGCCTCCGCCCCGAGGCCCTGGCGGTTCGATTCCGCGATCGGCACATTGCCGAGTTCGCGGCGCTCCCCGCCGAGGAACTCCAGGCGGCCCTCGAGTCGGTCGTGTTCACTGCGCGCGAGACGCCGGTCGGCGGGCCGGTTCGTGCCGAGATGCTGGCACGCATCCGCCTGCTCGACCGCCTCGGGCTCGGTCACCTGACGCTCGACCGCCGTTCGACGACGCTGTCCGGCGGTGAGGCACAGCGGCTCCGGCTGGCATCGCAGGTCGGATCCGAGCTGCGCGGCGTGCTCTACGTGTTCGACGAGCCGTCGATTGGGCTTCACCCGCGCGATGAGAATCGCCTGCTCGACGTGCTGACGACGTTGCGCGATCGAGGGAATACCGTCCTCGTGGTCGAGCACGATCCGGCGGTGCTCCGCCGCGCCGACTGGCTGATCGATATCGGGCCGGGCGCGGGCGAGCATGGCGGGGAACTGCTGTTCTCCGGGCCGGCCGATCGAATCGGCGACGCCGATGCGCGGAGCCGCACGAGGAACTTCCTGACCGGCGTCGAACGGATTGTGCCGCCGGCCGCACGACGGTCCGGAACCGGGGTCGTGCGTGTGGTTCGCGCGATGCGGCACAACCTCCAGGGCGTTGACGTCGAGTTCCTGGCCGGTGCGCTCAACGTGGTCACCGGTGTGTCCGGTGCAGGGAAGTCGAGTCTCGTCGAGGAGATGCTCGCGCAGTGGCGGGAAGGACGGCTCGGCGGCGGGACGCGCATCGACAAGGTGATCGACGTCGACCAGTCGCCCATCGGCCGGACGCCGCGGTCCAACCCGGCCACCTACACGGGCCTCTCGGATGTCGTGCGCGATCTGTTCGCCGCTGTGCCCGAGGCCGTCGCCCGCGGGTTCGGCAAGGGACGATTCTCGTTCAACGTCGCGGGAGGACGCTGCGAGACGTGCCAGGGTGCAGGCGTGCTGCAGGTCGGCATGCACTTCCTCGGTCCGGTGGATGTCGTGTGCGAGGCCTGCGGGGGACGACGCTTCAACGACGAGACGCTCGAGGTCACCTACCGCGGCCATACGATCCACGACGTCCTCGAGATGACCCTCGAGGAGGCGGGAACGATTCTGTCGGGCCAGCCGCGCGCAGCCCGCATCCTGGCGGTCATGCGGGCACTTGGCCTCGGCTACTTGCGGCTCGGGCAGCCGTCCACCACGCTCTCCGGCGGCGAGGCCCAGCGCGTGAAGCTCGCGGCCGAGCTGGGGCGGCCGGGGCGCGGCCACACGCTCTATGTGCTCGATGAGCCGACGACCGGGTTGCATCAGGCCGACATCAGGGTGTTGCTGTCCGCGATCACCGGACTGGTCGACCGGGGCCACACCGTTGTGACCATCGAGCATCACCTCGATGTCATTCGGGCCGCCGACCGCGTCATCGACCTCGGCCCGGGCGGCGGTCGTCGCGGCGGACGGCTTGTCGCCGTCGGGACGCCCGACGAGGTGGCAGCCTGTGAGGCCTCGGCCACCGGAATGGCGCTCAGAAGCGGCGACGGTTCGAAGGCGTCAACCCTGGTGTTGCCGCAGCGCCCGGTGGCGGTCGCCGCCGAGCCGATTCGCTTTGCCGGTGTGACCACGCACAACCTGAAGCGGGTGGACGTCGAGATCCCCGCCGGTCGGTTCACCGTGATCACGGGAGTCTCGGGCAGCGGCAAGTCGTCGCTCGCATTCGACACGATCTACGCCGAAGGCCGAAATCGCTTCACCGAGAGCTATTCGGCATACGCGCGGCGCTTCCTCGAGAAGACGGGTGATGCCGCGTTCGAGTCGGTGTCCGGCCTGACGCCAGCCGTGGCGATCAGGCAGCGGGTGGCGTCGCGAAACCCACGGTCCACGGTCGGGACCATGACCGAGATTGCCGACTACTACCGGCTGCTGTTCGCGCGCGTTGGTACGGCCGAGTGCCCGACGTGCGCGGTACCGATCCCGGAGGCGCGCTGCCCGGCCTGCGGCTGGCACGGGCCGTCGCCGCTGACGGCGACGATGTTCTCCCCGAACGCGGAACAGGGCGCGTGCGCGGCGTGCAAGGGCCTTGGCACGGTCACCGAATGCGATCCGGCGAGGCTCATCACCCACCCGGACCGGTCGCTGCTCGACGGCGCCATGGACGGCCACCGCACCGGCCGGTTCTACGGAGACCGTGACGGGCAGCACGTGGCGATCCTGCGGGCCGCCGGTGTTGCGCTCGAGATCGACTTCGGCGTCGCCTGGAGCGCGCTGTCCGAGACCGCCCGACAGGTGGCCCTGCGAGGCGCCGGAGACCGCGAGTTCGACGTCGAGTGGCGCTACCGGCGCGGCGCCAGGGCCGGCGTGCATCGCTTCCACGCGAAGTGGCTGGGGCTACTCGACTACGTCGGGCAGGAATACGAGCGGAAGCATGCCGACCACCGTGGTGAAGCCATGGAGCCGTTGATGCACGCGGTGCCGTGCGCGGCGTGCGGTGGCGCGCGCCTGAAAGCGGATCGCCTGGCGGTCCGAGTGGCCGGCCGGAACATCGCGGAGTTGCAGCACCTGAGCGCCGACGACAGCCTGAGATTCTTCGAAACCTACGACGGCGGCCCGGCAACGACCGATCTGACGCGCGACGTGCGCACGCGGTTGGGGCGGTTGCGGGACGCTGGTCTCGGCTACCTCTCGCTCGACCGGCTGGCCTCGACGCTCTCGGCAGGCGAGGCGCAGCGTATCCGGCTGGCGAGCGAGGTCGGGACCGGGCTGACGGGTATCACGTACGTGCTCGACGAGCCGACGGTCGGCCTTCACTCCCGCGACACCGAGCGGTTGCTCGGTCTCGTCGCCTCGCTCCGCGATGCCGGCAACACGGTCATCGTCGTCGAACACGACGTCGATGTGATCCGGGCGGCGGACCACGTTATCGACCTCGGACCCGGTGCTGGCGAGGAGGGCGGGTGCATCGTGGCAACCGGTTCGCCTGCGGACGTCGCCGCGAACGAGGCGTCGCTGACCGGGCGGTACCTCCGCACCGGCTCGATGGGGAATCGCTTGCCGAGCCGAGATTCCCGACGCGTGCTGGGACCGGGTGTGTCGATTGCCCATGCGAGCACGCACAATCTGAGGGACGTCGCAGTCGAGGTGCCCTCCGGCGGCCTGATCGCGGTGACGGGCGTGTCGGGCAGCGGCAAGTCGACGCTCGTCTTCGACGTCCTGGCTCCCGGATTGTGGGCACGAGACGAGTCCAGGCCATCGCCGGCGTCGGTCACCAACGTGGCCGGCTTCGTCCGCCTGGTGTCGGCCAACCGCGAGTGGATGGCGGCTTCCTCGTCCAGCATGCCCGCCACGATGCTCGGCGTGTTCGACCGCATTCGGGAGCTGTTCGCGGCTTCGATCGACGCGCGGGCGGCAGGGCTGTTGAAGAAGGATTTCTCGACGAACACGAAGGGCGGGCGCTGTGACCGCTGTGAAGGAGCGGGCCGCATCCGCGTCAGCATGGATTTCCTTCCCGACGTCTGGGTGCCCTGTGCCGACTGCGGCGGACAGCGGTATCAGCCGGCGGCGCTCGCCTGCCGGTACCAGGACCGGTCGATTGCCGACGTGCTCGACATGACGGCGCGCGATGCGCACCGCTTCTTCGCACGGGACGGGGCGATAGCGAAACCGCTGGCTCTCCTCGAGGAGTTGGGCCTTGGCTATCTTCGACTCGGCCAGGGCGCCGACACGCTGTCCGGCGGCGAGCGCCAGCGGCTGATGCTGGCCTCCGAGCTGATGAAGGAGTCGAACGGTGCCACGCTGTTCCTCTTCGACGAGCCGACGACCGGCCTGCACTTCGACGACGTGGGCCGGCTGCTGCAGGTGTTCGACCGCCTGGTCGAAGCGGGACACACCGTCGTGGTCGTCGAGCACAACCTGGATGTTGTTCGGGCGTCGGACTGGGTGATCGACCTCGGACCGGAGGGCGGCGACGGCGGCGGGCGGGTCGTGGCCACCGGGACGCCGGAGGCCGTCGCCGGGGCGGAGGGGTCGTGGACGGGCAGCGCCTTGCGCGCCCAATTCCCGTATATGCTTGAACCGGATAGGGCAGTTCTGCAATGA
- a CDS encoding Crp/Fnr family transcriptional regulator — MISDTLWLQYGARVVHLEKGETLFDQGTTASSFFQVQTGRVKMVSYNENGREFVQGLFTDGQSFGEPPFFNDVPYPAGAVAVDESTVWKCSREGFLRLLAEHPEIHLQLTKVLSGRLVYKSMMLAEIAVEEAEHRLGTLIEYFRSTEPALSAHPYRVPFTRQQLADMTGLRVETVVRSIKAMELQDILVIEDGKIVWYGRKGGPHAE, encoded by the coding sequence ATGATTTCCGATACGTTGTGGCTGCAGTACGGTGCGCGGGTCGTGCACCTCGAGAAGGGCGAGACGCTCTTCGACCAGGGGACGACCGCCAGCAGTTTCTTCCAGGTACAGACGGGCCGCGTGAAGATGGTGAGCTACAACGAGAATGGCCGCGAGTTCGTGCAGGGCCTGTTCACCGACGGCCAGAGCTTCGGCGAGCCGCCGTTCTTCAACGACGTGCCCTACCCGGCAGGCGCGGTGGCCGTCGATGAGAGCACGGTGTGGAAGTGCTCGCGCGAGGGCTTCCTCAGGCTCCTGGCCGAGCACCCGGAGATCCATCTTCAGCTCACGAAGGTGCTCAGCGGCCGGCTCGTTTACAAGTCGATGATGCTGGCGGAGATTGCCGTCGAAGAGGCCGAGCATCGGCTCGGCACCCTGATTGAGTACTTCCGCTCGACCGAACCGGCGTTGTCAGCCCATCCCTATCGCGTGCCGTTCACGCGGCAGCAACTGGCGGACATGACGGGGCTTCGCGTCGAGACGGTCGTGCGGTCGATCAAGGCCATGGAGCTGCAGGACATCCTCGTGATCGAGGACGGGAAGATCGTGTGGTATGGCCGAAAAGGAGGCCCCCATGCTGAGTGA
- a CDS encoding DUF5916 domain-containing protein, translating into MLDEPAWSEAARLDGFSQYQPVDGRPAEEQTEVLVWYSPTALHFGIMAHDREPGAIRATVADRDNLSRDDTVTVYLDTFNDRRRAFFFTVNPLGMQEDGVQTEGAFNAGTMFGGTSDKNPDYQWDSKGRIVENGYVVEIRIPFKSLRYPGNGPQHWGLNVQRKVQRTGYQDTWTDVRRASSSFLAQAGAIDGLHDMKRGVVTELQPFITTASNGSIAGGGEFRRDKTDFNPGANLRFGFTNVSIDTTVNPDFSQVESDAGQVTVNQRFALFFAEKRPFFLEGIELFSTPNQLVYTRQIASPIAGGKVTGKFGRTNVAFLSAKEREDSSGAWFNVARVRHDLGRNSTVGITVTDRTQSSDYNRVAAADSRIVFAKLYYVQGQVGQSWTRDRGVEHAAPIWLAEFDRTGRAWGFNYKLTGVGPGFVSRSGYVPRNDYVEFHAANRLSWYGSRGAAIEQFTVFFGPSRIWRYDEFGHQSAIEGNENVNLMFNIRGGWSLRGSLSRDFVRFEPREYAGYQVRVGDMLRPWTTPGDLSGLFGAGLTVTTPTFRMFNASVETRRQAVAIFEEASEGRQRSLTGSLSLRPSGSIRIDGSTTYSTITRQRDDSEFARTIIPRIKVEYQPQRALFFRVVTEYRSERQAPLLDPRTAHPLVVDAALAAAMRSDGLRVDFLVSYEPTPGTVAFFGYGSSLRSDRVLSLSDLRRQNDGLFLKLAYLIRR; encoded by the coding sequence GTGTTGGACGAACCAGCGTGGTCGGAAGCCGCGCGTCTCGACGGTTTTTCCCAGTACCAGCCCGTGGACGGGCGCCCAGCCGAAGAGCAGACCGAAGTTCTCGTCTGGTATTCACCGACCGCGCTCCACTTCGGCATCATGGCGCACGACCGGGAACCCGGCGCCATCCGAGCCACTGTGGCGGATCGCGACAACCTCAGCCGCGACGACACGGTCACGGTCTACCTCGACACGTTCAACGATCGCCGCCGCGCGTTCTTCTTCACCGTCAACCCGCTCGGCATGCAGGAGGACGGTGTCCAGACCGAGGGCGCGTTCAACGCCGGAACGATGTTCGGCGGCACATCTGACAAGAATCCCGACTATCAATGGGATTCGAAGGGCCGCATCGTCGAGAACGGGTACGTGGTCGAGATCCGAATTCCGTTCAAGAGCCTGCGCTATCCGGGCAACGGACCGCAGCACTGGGGCCTGAACGTGCAGCGCAAGGTGCAGCGGACCGGCTACCAGGACACGTGGACGGACGTGCGGCGCGCGAGTTCGAGCTTCCTCGCGCAGGCTGGCGCCATCGACGGCTTGCACGACATGAAGCGGGGCGTGGTCACCGAGCTGCAGCCGTTCATCACCACGGCGAGCAACGGCTCGATCGCCGGCGGTGGGGAGTTCCGGCGCGACAAGACCGACTTCAACCCTGGCGCGAATCTCCGGTTCGGCTTCACGAACGTGTCGATCGACACGACCGTCAACCCCGACTTCAGCCAGGTGGAATCGGACGCCGGCCAGGTCACCGTCAACCAGCGCTTCGCCCTGTTCTTCGCGGAGAAGCGGCCGTTCTTCCTCGAGGGAATCGAGCTGTTCTCGACGCCGAATCAACTCGTCTACACCCGACAGATCGCGAGCCCGATTGCCGGCGGCAAGGTCACCGGCAAGTTCGGCCGGACCAACGTCGCCTTCCTCTCCGCCAAGGAGCGAGAGGACTCGAGCGGGGCCTGGTTCAACGTCGCACGCGTTCGTCACGACCTTGGGAGGAACTCCACGGTCGGGATCACGGTCACCGATCGCACCCAATCGAGCGACTACAACCGAGTCGCGGCCGCCGACTCGCGCATCGTCTTCGCAAAGCTGTACTACGTGCAGGGTCAAGTCGGCCAGTCGTGGACCCGTGACCGCGGCGTGGAACACGCTGCGCCGATCTGGCTGGCGGAGTTCGACCGCACGGGGCGCGCGTGGGGCTTCAACTACAAGCTGACCGGCGTCGGCCCCGGCTTCGTGTCGAGGTCCGGGTATGTGCCGCGCAACGACTACGTCGAGTTCCATGCGGCCAACCGGCTCTCGTGGTATGGGTCCCGGGGCGCCGCAATCGAACAGTTCACGGTCTTTTTCGGCCCTTCGCGCATCTGGCGCTACGACGAGTTCGGCCACCAGTCGGCGATCGAGGGGAACGAGAACGTCAACCTGATGTTCAACATCCGGGGCGGGTGGAGCCTGCGCGGGTCGCTCAGCCGGGATTTCGTCCGATTCGAACCGCGAGAGTACGCGGGCTATCAAGTTCGGGTGGGCGACATGCTGCGCCCGTGGACGACGCCGGGCGACCTGTCGGGGCTGTTCGGCGCCGGGCTCACGGTCACGACGCCCACCTTCAGGATGTTCAACGCCTCGGTCGAGACCAGGCGGCAGGCGGTCGCGATCTTCGAGGAGGCCTCGGAGGGGCGCCAGAGGAGCCTGACCGGGAGCCTGAGCCTCCGACCGAGCGGATCGATCCGGATCGACGGAAGCACCACGTACTCGACGATCACGCGCCAGCGCGACGACAGTGAGTTCGCACGGACGATCATCCCGCGGATCAAGGTCGAGTACCAGCCGCAGCGCGCGCTGTTCTTCCGGGTCGTGACTGAGTACCGATCGGAACGGCAAGCCCCACTGCTCGACCCTCGGACCGCCCACCCACTCGTCGTGGACGCCGCGTTGGCCGCGGCGATGCGGTCCGACGGCCTGCGCGTCGACTTCCTGGTGTCGTACGAACCGACACCTGGCACCGTCGCGTTTTTCGGTTACGGGAGTTCGCTTCGCTCCGACCGCGTGCTGAGCCTGTCTGATCTTCGCCGGCAGAACGACGGGCTGTTCCTGAAGCTCGCGTATCTGATTCGGCGCTGA
- a CDS encoding NlpC/P60 family protein: MHRLHRSRRIAFAALLGLIVATSAPTIRGTVGQAAPADVINRVKAQYAPDTRLTVFDVKAEAKGNALEVSGDVEQTAAKDAILKALLEAGYANVVEKIAVLPDPAFAAKPLGIVTVSVAVMKTKPSHASELGNQMVMGSLVRVLKRESGWYFVQSMSDRYLGWMEPDHVAFMTKERVDAYQQASHAIVTSWFTVVREQAVDNSPVVADLVMGNVLETTGKSGTWQAVTLPDGRAGFVDGAAVTDYATWKSSRALTGENIEKTARLFTGVPYLWGGTSPKGFDCSGFAKTVFRLNGVELQRDADQQSNAGEAVATDNDLAQLRKGDLLFFGPRPGVARITHVGIYLGDKRFIHCAGMVKLNSFDPASPIYSDTLLKRLVKVRRMG, from the coding sequence ATGCATCGACTCCACCGCTCCCGGCGCATCGCGTTCGCAGCCCTGTTGGGACTGATCGTCGCCACCTCGGCACCCACCATTCGCGGAACCGTCGGCCAGGCAGCGCCTGCCGATGTCATCAACCGCGTCAAGGCGCAGTACGCGCCGGACACGCGACTGACCGTCTTCGACGTAAAGGCCGAGGCAAAGGGCAACGCGCTCGAAGTATCGGGCGACGTCGAGCAGACGGCCGCGAAGGACGCCATCCTGAAGGCGCTGCTCGAGGCCGGCTATGCCAACGTGGTCGAGAAGATCGCGGTGCTGCCCGATCCGGCGTTTGCCGCGAAGCCGCTTGGCATCGTCACGGTCAGCGTCGCGGTCATGAAGACCAAACCATCGCACGCGTCCGAACTCGGCAACCAGATGGTCATGGGAAGCCTGGTCAGGGTGCTCAAGAGGGAGAGCGGCTGGTACTTCGTGCAGTCGATGTCGGACCGCTATCTGGGCTGGATGGAGCCCGACCACGTCGCCTTCATGACGAAAGAGCGGGTGGACGCGTACCAGCAGGCGTCACACGCGATCGTCACGTCGTGGTTCACCGTCGTGCGCGAGCAGGCCGTAGACAATTCGCCGGTCGTCGCCGACCTGGTGATGGGCAACGTGCTCGAGACGACGGGCAAGAGCGGCACGTGGCAGGCCGTGACGCTTCCGGATGGACGAGCCGGGTTCGTGGACGGCGCGGCCGTCACCGACTATGCGACGTGGAAATCGTCGAGGGCGCTGACCGGCGAGAACATCGAGAAGACGGCCCGCCTGTTCACCGGCGTCCCCTACCTGTGGGGCGGGACCTCGCCCAAGGGGTTCGACTGCTCCGGTTTTGCGAAGACTGTCTTCCGGCTGAACGGCGTCGAGCTCCAGCGCGATGCCGATCAACAGTCGAACGCCGGCGAGGCCGTCGCCACGGACAACGACCTCGCGCAGCTTCGCAAGGGCGACCTGCTGTTCTTCGGCCCGCGCCCGGGCGTGGCCAGAATCACGCACGTCGGCATCTACCTCGGCGACAAGCGCTTCATTCACTGCGCGGGCATGGTGAAGCTCAACAGCTTCGATCCAGCCTCGCCGATCTACAGCGACACCCTCCTGAAGCGCCTCGTCAAGGTGCGGAGGATGGGGTAA